The Brassica napus cultivar Da-Ae chromosome C7, Da-Ae, whole genome shotgun sequence genomic interval TGATACTAAACTTTACAAAGCGAGAACGCTTCAACGCACTAACCTTGAAACAGTTAAGTCTGGTGGTTGGCAAAGGTATATGTTTGTAATCTTTAAGGTGCAAGTAATACATTAGGATTTGATGTTGGAATGTGTGTTTGGTGTTTTCAGGTTTATTAGATAATGTACTCAGTGACTACCTATGGGCAAAGGTTGTACTTTTGACAACAACCACAGTGGCATCGGCTGGGCTGACTATACAGGTTCCATTGGCGGCCATTGTAGACAGCTTATCAGGGAACAAACCAAGCTTCACCGACTTCATTGGTGCTGCAGCTGTAATGGTTGGCTTTGCAGGAATCAATATTCCTGCAGAGGTGTTTCACAGATCCAAAGAGACATCTATTGAGTTAGAGCCTGTAACATCGTTCACAGATCCTCCTCAGATTGTGTCGGGTAGCATAAGAGTAGATTCTTCAGAGACCCAAGTGTCCTAACTGTTCCAAATTCAATAGCCATGATGCTTATATATTTTTGCTCTCTTACTTTCTGACATCTAATCTGTAAATCATTGAACATTGATACACGAATGTAGCTGGAAAATAGTAATAAAATCTCGTATTCAATACAACAGCAAAAGAAACCGTTTAATCTGTTTTATTAGACTAAGCATATACATTGAGATGTCCATACTTTTGCATCACTCTTTTGTCGCCATAACGGCTGCCTCACTTGCTCTTAGTTTGCCTTGTGCCATGAGAGCTGCAAATTCACGCGTGATCTCTTCCTGAATCTTGGTCCTAGCATCACCCAGTGGATCCTCCTTCACCTTCTCTTAATTAGAAGAAGCTTGAGAAACCTGTGACGCTTTTTCAGTTGGAACTGAGGTTTTGGCATCCTCAGACTTGGACGCCTTCTCAGACTTGATTTGATTTTCACTGGGTTTGTTCGGTAGTTTTGGACCTTCATCCTTGCTAAAAGCTCCAAAAGGTTCTGTCTGAGGCCTAAACTGGGGAGCGTTAGGAACAGCGCCAGCTCTTAGAGTTGTTTCCAGGTTTTGTATCATCGGCACTGCAGAGGAGATGAAACTAGATCAGCAAAAAGCTAAAGACAAAGAGGTGCAAAGTATAAGCTACTTACTTAAAAGACCACCCATGGGGCTGTTCATGACCTCATTGGGAAGCTGAAGAATGTAGTCTGGAAACCCTTAACCAACCAGAAACTGAGCGACCTCGTTGCTGAAGGAAGTTGTTGCAGTTGTGAGTAAGCAGATTGTAGGATTCAGCAGTGTAACGTGGACTGATCTCATCCAAGTACATCTCGAACACATCCTTAGGAACATGTGAGTCAACCACCTCTACAGTTCGCAGTGGTGCTCCATATGGGGTGGTGCCAGCAGGCAAATGTTGGATTCCTCCTCCAAAAAAGTACTCATTTCCATACACAACTATCCCCGTATGCCTGACAAAGGGATACATACTCAATGTTAATTAAACCAGCTCACACAGCGAAGAAGAAGACTCTCATATACGAAAAGAATAGAAGGCAAAGCAATTCAAAAGCAAAAGCTTATACACAATCAAGTATTCATTAGTTATGACGAATACAAACAAACGTGTCAATATCTAACATAATTAACTCACACCCTGTTCTGCGACTGACTATCAAGTAATTGTAAGCCTAATGTAGTAATGTCTAAGTTAATGCAACACTATGGAGCTAAAAGGTTGAGACTTTCAGCTTTCACAAAATGTAGCTTTGTAATCATAtgtccaagagagagagacattgACCTTGTGTGCTTTCTGCAACATCACACATTTCACCAATTCAATCAAACTAACAATTAATCAACTCGCAATTAACTTCAAtacagaaatgaaaaaaaaagggaaTCATACCTAAGCCATTCTCAAATACAAGTCTGTATACAACCGTGAAACGAGTCAGctacctgaaaaaaaaattacaaagctCAAAATCAATATCCCCGCACCAAGTTTACAATCGGACATATCTAAGATCTTAGCTACAACCAAAAGCGATTCTGAAAAAAGTTTACAAGAATTTCGAAGATCAAATCCAGAGATAATTCGGTACAAACTATAAAAAGGAGTATCCGCAAATAGAAAAAATCCAAATCAAGAAACCAAGATGCTAAATAGATTGCGATAAACTAGGGGGAGAGAGATAACACACGATAAAAGATAGAAAGGAAACCTCTGCTCTTTCTTCCCCAGCAAGTTCGGAATAAGTTTGTCTATGCTCAAATCTGAGACTTTCTTCCCCAGAGAGGTTTATAAAGGCAAACGTCCGGAAAATCTAAAACGCGTCGTAATAGTGAACATATAACATGCGTATTTATTCTGTACCGTTCTAGAAAGTACCAGCCAATACTATATTGACACGTTTCTTCTCCTAAATGAACGGTCCCGGTTCGACCGGCCAAATGTTTCAGAATTATAGAAACTTCTTCGCTCGCTTTTTCCATTGACTATAATAAAATCTTTGGTCAAATTCAGACTAAGAGAATCGACACCATCAACCTAGTTGTATAAATTGTGACTTCACCAAGACATCGTATCAAGAAATATACTAATACCATAAGCCATCTTCTTGTTATTAATATCCCTGATTAAGACAGATTTTTAACTCCCAAAAAAATCTGATACAGACGcacaagaaaatttgaaaagagaaaaaatatggCAACagaagtaaaacaaaaaaaaacgtctAATCTTTGGGACAACCATTCTGGTTAGGCAACTCAAAGCCAGCACTATAGAGTGTTGTTAGTCTGTTTATCAGATAGACGCCAGCAGCAAAAGCATACGTCCAATACGTCAAAGGCATGTTTGCATGAGACAAGAGAGCTAAACCTGTTTCCACAATGTGTCTGTTACGTCTCTCAGCAATTCCATTATGTTCAGGAGTATGTGGAGGAGTGGTCATATGAGATATGCCATTAGAGGATAGAAAATTTTTAAGAGCAAGAAACTCTCCTCCATTGTCAGAGAAGAATGTgacaatttttgttttaaaacgaTTTTCAACTAGAGCTTTGAAGATAGGAAAAATCTGAGCCACTTGGGACTTTGTTTTAATCGGATAAAACCATATGTATCTTGTAAAATGATCAACaaagataacaaaatatttgaaccCATCCACAGAAATTAATGGCGAGGTCCAAACATCTGAGAAAATTATTTCAAGAGGAGCTTTAGATATGAGACAAGAACTTGAAAAAGGAAGTTTATGACTTTTATTAATAGAACAAGAATTGCAGTTTAAATGAGAtgacaaagaagaagacaatGGTAAAGAAAACTTAGAAATCATATGTCGAAGAGTTTGTAAATTAGGATGACCCAACCGAGAGTGCCAATCCAAAAAGGAagatttaaaagaagaaaaggccattggagAAGAGGAAAGCATCGGCCATTCATACACACCGCCATTAGCCTTGCCGGTTACTAGTGTTGTCCCCGTTTGtagatccttcacctgaaagtCATATGGACACAATTCAACAGAAACATTATTAGCTTTACAAAGCTTGTTGACAGAAATAAGGTTCTTGTGCATAGAAGGTACACAAAGAACATTCGTGAGTTTCAAATTTCGTTGAGAAGAGGGAAGGAAAATTGAACCAGTATGTGTGATTGGAAGATTAGCACTGTTTCCAACCATCACGTTTTGACTACCATTGTATGGCGAATGAAGAGACAAGTTGTTCAGGTCGCTGGCAATGTGATGAGAACCTCCACTATCCAGTAGCCATTGAGACATGTCTGGAGTACTTGTTGTGACATGGTGTGCTTGCTGCGGCCACTATGGTGTTGGAAGAGGAAGATGTGGAGCTGCCCATTGTGGAGATCCTCTATAAGACGGCTGATAGAATCCAGGTTGTGTCATTGGTTGATACTGTTGTGGTTGCTGATATTGAGGACACCTTCGTGCACCATGTCCTTGTACTCCACATATTTGACACTTCCCTAGATATGGACGTTGAGGTCTGAAGCCACCACGAGAGGATCCTTGGTAACCACCACGAGGAGCAGAGTAGCTTTGATTCTGTTGAGGACGAGCTTGAGCTGCATTAGCAGTGACTGGAGTAGGAATATTAGTTGTGACTGGAGTAGTGATGTTCAAGGTATGTTCCCGAACAATCAGCTTTTCATGAAGTTCGTCAATGGATATTGGTGTGTCACGTCCATTGACCATGTCAACAACTGCACGGTAATCATCTCCTAGTCCATCAGTAATGATGTCCAGTAGATCTTCATGATCATACGCTGCTCCAAGAAGAGCTAACTTATCAGCTTTATCAATGATACTGCGCATGTATTCATTGATTGACTTAGTCCCCTTGGTGATTTTGATCTGTTGTTTAAGTTGTTTGATGTGACCTCTCGTCGGCTTTCCATAGGTCTGAGCGAGGATCTTCAATACCTCACGAGTTGTAGTAGCTCTGGCGACAATAGGTTGAACAGCAAGTGATAGAGAACCTAGTAGAGCACTGTATAACATCTTATCTTGACGGTTCCAAGCAGCAAAGCTGGGATTTGGTTCTTCCGTGCCTGATTCAGTTGTAAGTTTTTGAGAAGGAGCGTTGTCTGTTTCATCAATGAAACACTGCAGTTCATGAGTTTCCAAAAGAGATTGAACTTGCAGACGCCAGGTTATGAAGTTTGTTGCAGATGTTAGACATATTAAGAGAGATGAGAGTACTCTTGGTTATGTCAAAGACAGGAGCCGACTCTGCAGTCTTTGAAGATATTGAAGATTCTGATGACATCTTTGAGGGGAAGAGttttttgagaaagaaaagaaattttaacgtaagaagaagaagagaaagaaatcAGAAGAAAAGAAATTTTTAGGTCTGGATCAgaaatgctctgataccatatagagTTTATGTAAACTTATTGTATTTCATTAACACAAGATGTATATTTATACAAGGGATTAGTAGAGAATCTCTACGAGATAAACATAACTCTAACTAATCAAATATCTTAGATAAGTATAACTTATAGATAAGCCTTATCTATACTAATAAGCACTGGAGAAAAGTTTTACAGAaaacaaatgaagaaaaatcaaaggTAGTGTGCTTCTGTAATTTCCCAAAACAACACATTATGCCCAAGAAGCAGACCGCAACGATCCTGAAACTTTTACCTGCGATACCACCAATAAACGGCTTAACAAGAAGATTTTGAGCTCATGAGTTCTTTCATGGTGCAGTGAGACGCGTTTTGTCACCCAAGTTGTCtgggaaaacaaaaagaagcgTTGAACATGTGAACTTTGGGACACAACATATCTTCCAACCACGATGGCAACTGGAGAACGTCGCCGCAATAATTGGAAAAGACCACCGGCTAATTCGATCAAGTGCAATTATGATGGTTCATATAGAGCTAACGTTAATGTGGCAGATGTAGGCTGGTTGTTCAGAGATTCAGAAGGTGTATTTAGGGGAGCCGGGAGTGTAAGTATCAACCTAACACACTCATCCTTGGAAGGAGAATTTAAAGCCTTAATCATTGCAATGCAATCAGCATAAGCAAAAGGATATAGAAGGGTGAAGGAAGTTGCAAAAATGTGGTCGACCTGGTCACAGGAAGAAAAATTAGCTTTGGAATGTATAACTATTTGAGAGAAGTCTGGAACTGGAATGCAAATTTTCATCATGTCGAACACAATGGGTTAGACGAGAAAGTAATGTGCCGGCAGATTTAATGGCGACAAGGAATTCCGACCAAAATAgttcttatatttttcataactaTGTTCCTATTGTATTAACAAATGCTTTCCATCACGACTATGTTGTTTCTAATATATAGAAtatttcgagaaaaaaaatggaagaaTGGAGGTGGCAGAAGATTTAAATGTGCCTGAAAAAAGGCCGCAGGTATCTGTAGCTCCAAAGGATTGGGTGAGATGTGAGGTCGGTATGGAGTGTTCCAGAGAAAGCTCAATAACAAGGGCGGCTTGGATTGTTTTAGATGATAAGGATGGGGTCTTACAGCATAGTAGGAGAGCTTTCTCGAAGTTTGGTTCGAGGTTGAAGGCCAAGTTATAAGTGTTTTTGTGGGTGTTGGAAAGTATGAAAAGTCTCAAATATCAAAAGGTGATGTTTGCCTCTTCTTTCTCCGATCTGTTTAAAGCCGTGGTTAGACCACGTGTTTAGTCGGCTCTGCAATTTGAAGCTTCGGAGGTAATGGAGGAATTGCAGGTTTTCGAACTATGGGAGTTGAAAGTGGAGTTGGTGGACTCGGTCAGATGTGCTGCTTTCATTGCGCAGAGCGTGGTTAACCTAGGGTTAACACAATCTTATGTTGCTACTAGTCATCCTAGATGGTAGGCCTGAGCGTTTTTAACTCAACCCGAAGTACC includes:
- the LOC125590351 gene encoding uncharacterized protein LOC125590351, translating into MYPFVRHTGIVVYGNEYFFGGGIQHLPAGTTPYGAPLRTVEVVDSHVPKDVFEMYLDEISPRYTAESYNLLTHNCNNFLQQRVPMIQNLETTLRAGAVPNAPQFRPQTEPFGAFSKDEGPKLPNKPSENQIKSEKASKSEDAKTSVPTEKASQVSQASSN